Proteins found in one Oryza glaberrima chromosome 4, OglaRS2, whole genome shotgun sequence genomic segment:
- the LOC127770499 gene encoding uncharacterized protein LOC127770499 isoform X2 yields MMFGRLSPKASLLQQQQRHLQKKASPKSCSIQKKKVSPKAQQSRASWNPGLEKALVDLLHEHNNPHYRCQNGWTSEAWNKVVKEFRDRHPYVTMNKQQIQDKEKELKRDYRLLKEARKQSGASWDNQRCMIVADDAVWANILTSNEKGRKFSKNKSFPLFESLGELYDGQTAEGNMNFTSIEPFQHATLT; encoded by the exons ATGATGTTTGGAAGACTATCTCCGAAAGCAAGCCTATTGCAGCAGCAACAAAGGCATCTACAAAAGAAGGCATCACCAAAGAGCTGTAGCATACAGAAGAAGAAGGTTTCTCCAAAAG CTCAACAATCAAGAGCTTCATGGAACCCGGGACTAGAAAAGGCTTTAGTTGATTTACTTCATGAGCACAATAACCCACATTACCGGTGCCAAAATGGGTGGACAAGTGAAGCATGGAACAAGGTCGTCAAAGAATTTCGTGACAGACATCCCTATGTCACCATGAATAAGCAACAGATCCAAGATAAGGAGAAGGAGTTAAAACGAGATTATAGGTTGCTTAAGGAGGCAAGGAAACAGAGTGGAGCTTCTTGGGATAATCAACGGTGCATGATTGTTGCTGATGATGCTGTTTGGGCAAACATACTTACG TCAAATGAGAAAGGAAGGAAGTTCAGCAAAAACAAGTCCTTTCCTCTCTTTGAATCCTTGGGTGAACTTTATGATG gcCAAACTGCTGAGGGCAACATGAATTTCACTTCTATTGAGCCATTCCAACATGCTACTCTCACATAA
- the LOC127770499 gene encoding uncharacterized protein LOC127770499 isoform X1 has product MADEIKRRREEDDDMMLFVFPAMYMLCGTTNSEKIPRHISRLSGKERLQEILERHVMDCKVAFRMEPHVFKTIANYLREEKLLKDSRGLRIEEKLGIFMFMLAHNASFQDLQYEFKHSGSTLHRHIKSIFKIIPALTYRFLKLPHADQTHWKIRTNPRFFPYFKNCIRAIDGTHIPITIDGEKAAPYRNRKGTLSQNVMVACDFDLNFTFISCGWEGSATDARVLRSAMNSGFQVPNGKFFLVDGGYANTPQFITPYRGVRYHLKEFGRGHRRPRDYKELFNHRHAILRNHVERALGVLKKRFPILKVGTFHQIKNQVRIPAAAAVFHNMIRLLNGDEGWLDNQPDNIEPTNFVDLPEGDSEYRDDVPSLSNQMISGNNIRDMIAKKMWEDYVRN; this is encoded by the exons ATGGCGGATGAAATtaaaaggaggagagaagaggacgATGATATGATGCTTTTTGTTTTTCCTGCGATGTATATGCTGTGCGGTACGACAAATAGTGAGAAAATACCTAGACATATCTCAAGACTATCCGGTAAAGAGCGGCTTCAAGAAATCCTTGAACGACATGTAATGGATTGTAAAGTTGCATTCCGCATGGAGCCTCATGTTTTCAAGACAATAGCGAATTATCTTAGAGAGGAAAAGTTGTTAAAGGATAGTAGAGGCTTGAGGATTGAGGAGAAACTTGGGATATTTATGTTCATGCTCGCTCACAATGCAAGCTTTCAAGATCTACAGTATGAATTCAAGCATAGTGGGTCTACACTTCATCGGCATATTAAGTCTATTTTCAAGATAATCCCAGCTCTCACCTATAGATTTCTCAAGCTTCCTCATGCCGACCAAACGCATTGGAAGATTAGAACAAATCCTCGCTTCTTTCCTTACTTCAAG AATTGCATACGGGCTATTGATGGCACTCACATTCCTATAACTATAGATGGAGAGAAGGCAGCTCCTTATAGGAACAGAAAAGGGACTTTGAGCCAAAATGTGATGGTTGCTTGTGATTTCGACCTAAATTTCACTTTTATCTCATGTGGTTGGGAGGGGTCTGCAACCGATGCTAGGGTCCTTAGATCAGCAATGAATAGTGGCTTTCAAGTCCCAAATGGTAAATTTTTTCTAGTAGATGGTGGTTATGCCAACACACCACAGTTCATTACTCCTTATCGTGGTGTTCGGTACCATCTAAAGGAGTTTGGACGTGGTCATCGTCGACCTAGAGACTACAAGGAGTTATTCAATCATCGCCATGCCATTCTGAGAAACCATGTAGAGAGAGCTCTAGGGGTTCTAAAGAAGCGATTTCCCATCCTGAAAGTAGGCACTTTCCATCAGATAAAGAACCAAGTGCGGATTCCAGCAGCTGCTGCAGTGTTCCACAACATGATCCGGTTGCTTAATGGTGATGAGGGCTGGTTGGACAACCAACCTGATAATATAGAACCTACTAATTTTGTCGATCTACCAGAAGGTGACAGTGAATACCGAGATGATGTGCCATCTCTTAGCAATCAAATGATCAGTGGGAATAATATTAGAGATATGATTGCTAAGAAGATGTGGGAAGATTATGTTCGTAACTAG